In a single window of the Mesorhizobium shangrilense genome:
- a CDS encoding type II toxin-antitoxin system HicA family toxin, whose protein sequence is MAPQFDRPLRELLRAAGCTLIRQGKGSHEIWHSPITKRNFAVPIGIPSRHTANAILRQAGLPKAF, encoded by the coding sequence ATGGCGCCGCAATTCGACCGTCCGCTGAGAGAGTTGCTGCGCGCCGCCGGTTGCACTCTGATCCGGCAGGGCAAGGGAAGCCACGAAATCTGGCACAGCCCGATCACCAAGCGAAATTTCGCCGTACCTATTGGCATTCCCAGCCGGCACACTGCGAACGCGATCCTGCGCCAGGCGGGCCTTCCAAAGGCTTTCTGA
- a CDS encoding NAD-dependent epimerase/dehydratase family protein: protein MKIAVLGGDGFIGWPTCLNLSDKGHEVHILDNLSRRWIDTELGVQSLTPMDSIQERTRIWYQETGRRIHFHLIDIARDYEVLKQWLAEYRPEAIVHFAEQRAAPYSMKSDRHKNYTVNNNVNATHNLLNALVELGLDSHLIHLGTMGVYGYSTVGAAIPEGYLEVGIDTMEGETARQEILYPSNPGSIYHMTKCLDQLLFQFYAKNDGLRITDLHQGIVWGTHTEQTRRHPQLVNRFDYDGDYGTVLNRFLIQAAIGYPLTVHGTGGQTRAFIHIEDSVRCIELALQTPPKRGSRVKIFNQMTETHRVRDLAELVARLTGSQVAYLPNPRKEAAENDLVVRNDQFIELGLNPITLEEGLLSEVVDVAKKFAYRVDRSRIPAVSAWTKDIASAIDRDPEGKRLKSVG from the coding sequence ATGAAGATTGCTGTGCTTGGTGGCGACGGCTTCATTGGCTGGCCGACCTGCCTCAACCTGTCCGACAAGGGCCATGAGGTTCACATCCTCGACAACCTGTCGCGGCGCTGGATCGACACCGAGCTGGGCGTCCAGTCGCTCACCCCGATGGACTCGATCCAGGAGCGGACGCGCATCTGGTACCAGGAGACCGGCCGGCGCATCCATTTCCACCTCATCGACATCGCCCGCGACTACGAGGTGCTGAAGCAGTGGCTGGCCGAGTACCGCCCCGAGGCGATCGTCCATTTCGCCGAGCAGCGCGCCGCGCCGTATTCGATGAAGAGCGACCGCCACAAGAACTACACGGTCAACAACAACGTCAACGCCACCCACAATCTGCTCAACGCGCTGGTGGAACTGGGCCTCGACTCGCATCTCATCCATCTCGGCACGATGGGCGTCTACGGCTACTCGACGGTGGGCGCCGCCATCCCGGAGGGGTATCTCGAGGTCGGCATCGACACGATGGAGGGCGAAACGGCGAGGCAGGAGATCCTCTATCCGTCCAACCCCGGTTCGATCTACCATATGACGAAATGCCTGGATCAGCTGCTGTTCCAGTTCTACGCCAAGAACGACGGCCTGCGTATCACCGACCTGCACCAGGGCATCGTCTGGGGCACGCACACCGAGCAGACGCGCAGGCATCCGCAGCTGGTCAACCGCTTCGACTATGACGGCGACTATGGCACCGTGCTCAACCGCTTCCTCATCCAGGCCGCGATCGGCTATCCGCTGACGGTGCACGGCACCGGCGGCCAGACGCGCGCCTTCATCCACATCGAGGATTCCGTGCGCTGCATCGAGCTGGCCTTGCAGACTCCTCCCAAACGCGGCTCTCGCGTAAAAATCTTCAACCAGATGACGGAGACGCATCGCGTCCGCGATCTCGCCGAGCTGGTGGCGCGCCTCACCGGCAGCCAGGTGGCCTACCTGCCCAACCCGCGCAAGGAGGCGGCCGAGAACGATCTCGTGGTCCGCAACGACCAGTTCATAGAGCTCGGCCTCAATCCGATCACGCTGGAGGAGGGTCTGCTTTCCGAGGTGGTCGACGTCGCCAAGAAGTTCGCCTACCGCGTCGACCGCAGCCGCATTCCCGCCGTCTCGGCCTGGACCAAGGACATCGCGTCGGCGATCGATCGCGATCCGGAGGGAAAGAGGCTGAAGAGCGTCGGCTAG
- a CDS encoding DUF1344 domain-containing protein, producing the protein MKKFLATTAATLALIGAAYAGTVEGVVQSVDPATRTITLEDGKSFVAPEGTAVDGLAAGSKIKVTVDDSTGNVTAVETAS; encoded by the coding sequence ATGAAGAAGTTTCTAGCCACGACCGCCGCCACGCTCGCCCTGATCGGAGCCGCCTATGCCGGAACCGTCGAAGGCGTGGTCCAGTCGGTGGATCCGGCGACCCGGACGATTACCCTCGAAGACGGCAAGAGCTTCGTGGCGCCTGAAGGCACAGCCGTCGACGGCTTGGCCGCAGGCTCCAAGATCAAGGTGACGGTGGACGACAGCACCGGCAACGTCACCGCGGTCGAAACCGCCTCCTAA
- a CDS encoding NADPH-dependent FMN reductase has product MPKPKIGIVVGSVRPNRFADHPTKWIAEIARSHPELEFEIVDLKDYPLPLFNEVASSLYVPSTSEVAQKWQRKIDSLDGFIFTAAEYSRGPTAALKNALDYAYTEWNRKPAAFVGYGGVGGARAIEQLRLHAIELQMVPIRNAVHIVWADMFQVMQGEKKLEEFEHLNAAAQTMLNEFSWWAKLLKKAREDDARTAQAA; this is encoded by the coding sequence ATGCCCAAGCCCAAGATCGGGATCGTGGTCGGTTCGGTCCGCCCGAATCGCTTCGCCGATCATCCCACCAAGTGGATCGCCGAGATCGCCAGGAGCCATCCGGAACTCGAGTTCGAAATCGTCGACCTCAAGGATTATCCGCTGCCGCTCTTCAACGAAGTCGCGTCGTCCCTCTATGTCCCCTCGACGAGTGAAGTCGCCCAGAAGTGGCAGCGCAAGATCGACAGCCTCGATGGCTTCATCTTCACGGCGGCCGAGTACAGCCGCGGCCCGACCGCAGCGCTGAAGAACGCGCTCGACTACGCCTATACCGAGTGGAACCGCAAGCCGGCCGCTTTCGTCGGCTACGGCGGCGTCGGCGGCGCCCGCGCCATCGAGCAACTGCGGCTTCACGCCATCGAGCTCCAGATGGTTCCGATCCGCAATGCGGTGCACATCGTCTGGGCAGATATGTTCCAGGTCATGCAGGGCGAGAAGAAGCTCGAGGAGTTCGAGCACCTCAACGCCGCGGCGCAGACCATGCTCAACGAATTCTCGTGGTGGGCCAAGCTGCTCAAGAAGGCCCGCGAAGATGACGCGCGGACCGCTCAGGCGGCCTGA
- a CDS encoding GNAT family N-acetyltransferase gives MVQIVSGVTDRQLDDARALMRAFVAWHRERHVEDRALIDAYFDEDEFAAELASLPGKYGPPDGRLLLAYVDGEAAGCVALRDLGGGICEMKRMFVPDRFRGKGIGWALAERVIEEARTAGYSRMRLDTSKRQNEAMRLYEQIGFHRTEPYYELPPDLRDWLVFFEREL, from the coding sequence ATGGTGCAGATCGTCTCCGGTGTTACCGATCGCCAGCTCGACGATGCCCGCGCCCTGATGCGGGCGTTCGTCGCCTGGCATCGCGAACGTCACGTCGAAGACCGTGCTCTGATCGACGCCTATTTCGACGAAGACGAGTTCGCCGCGGAACTCGCTTCCTTACCCGGCAAGTACGGCCCTCCTGACGGGCGCCTCCTGCTCGCCTATGTCGATGGCGAGGCAGCGGGGTGCGTTGCCCTGCGCGACCTTGGTGGCGGCATCTGCGAAATGAAACGGATGTTCGTGCCGGATAGGTTCCGCGGGAAGGGGATAGGGTGGGCGCTTGCGGAGCGTGTCATCGAGGAGGCTCGCACGGCCGGCTACAGCCGCATGCGCCTCGACACCAGCAAAAGGCAGAACGAGGCCATGCGGCTCTACGAGCAGATTGGCTTCCACCGCACCGAGCCCTATTACGAGCTGCCTCCTGACCTCAGGGACTGGCTGGTGTTCTTCGAACGCGAGTTGTGA
- a CDS encoding glycosyltransferase: MPRHAYVTLVTNADFCEGAMALVRSLALTGTAADIVVMHTGGVDDARLAPLAALGAILTPVDLLPTSDAFNERHARSNIHGKNPFTKGRKPAFHTPLDNFAKLRLWEMTGYDRVVFLDADTLVLKNIDRLFGYPEFSAAPNVYESLADFRRLNSGVFVARPSAATFADMLERLDRPDAFWPRTDQTFLQSYFPDWHGLPVFFNMLQYVWFALPELWDWNSISVVHYQYEKPWEAGHPKAERLQPLIDLWHAYRSGEGIPDRASLRNPGS; the protein is encoded by the coding sequence ATGCCCCGCCACGCCTACGTCACCCTCGTCACCAACGCCGATTTTTGCGAAGGCGCGATGGCGTTGGTCCGCTCGCTGGCGCTCACGGGCACCGCCGCCGACATCGTCGTGATGCACACCGGCGGGGTCGACGATGCGCGCCTTGCGCCGCTCGCCGCACTCGGCGCCATTCTCACGCCCGTCGACCTGCTGCCGACCTCCGACGCCTTCAACGAACGCCACGCCCGCTCCAACATCCACGGCAAAAACCCCTTCACCAAGGGACGAAAGCCCGCCTTCCACACGCCGCTCGACAATTTTGCCAAGCTCAGGCTGTGGGAGATGACCGGCTACGACCGGGTCGTCTTCCTCGACGCCGACACGCTGGTGCTGAAGAACATCGACCGGCTGTTCGGCTATCCCGAATTCTCCGCCGCACCCAATGTCTACGAGTCGCTTGCCGATTTCCGCCGGCTCAACTCGGGCGTCTTTGTCGCCAGGCCATCCGCGGCCACCTTCGCGGACATGCTGGAGCGTCTCGACCGGCCGGATGCCTTCTGGCCGCGCACCGACCAGACGTTCCTGCAGAGTTATTTTCCGGACTGGCACGGCCTGCCGGTCTTCTTCAACATGTTGCAATATGTTTGGTTCGCATTGCCCGAATTGTGGGATTGGAACTCGATCTCGGTGGTCCACTACCAGTACGAGAAACCCTGGGAGGCGGGCCACCCGAAGGCGGAGAGGCTCCAGCCACTGATCGACCTCTGGCATGCCTATCGTTCGGGCGAGGGAATCCCGGACCGGGCATCCCTGCGAAATCCTGGATCATGA
- a CDS encoding NAD-dependent epimerase/dehydratase family protein gives MTRKIVVSGGTGFVGRFIVERLLADGHAVRVLGRTAPPDGFFTGPVEFVAASLEPTAIGPNLFADAGAFVHAAFDHIPGKYRGGEGSDPAGFRRLNIEGSAAMFDAARVAGVERVVFLSSRAVYGTQAAGAVLMEATEPRPDTLYGEVKLEAERRLLAMAGAGFAPTVLRVTGVYGPAGPGRAHKWQQLFADFLDGQPIAPRVATEVHGQDVASAASLMLAQEPPVVSRQVYNASDIVVDLHDLLGIVARVAGASALPPERADAAQLNVMSTARLKRLGWRPGGVALLERSVAELVRMMPVRPA, from the coding sequence ATGACGCGGAAGATCGTCGTTTCCGGCGGGACCGGCTTTGTCGGCCGCTTCATCGTCGAACGCCTGCTCGCGGATGGTCATGCGGTGCGCGTGCTCGGCCGCACCGCGCCCCCGGACGGCTTCTTCACCGGGCCGGTCGAATTCGTCGCTGCCTCGCTCGAGCCGACGGCGATCGGTCCAAACCTGTTTGCGGATGCGGGTGCCTTCGTTCACGCCGCCTTCGACCACATTCCCGGAAAATACCGCGGCGGGGAGGGGAGCGATCCGGCGGGTTTCCGGCGGCTCAACATCGAGGGATCGGCGGCGATGTTCGACGCGGCGCGGGTCGCCGGGGTGGAGCGCGTCGTCTTCCTGTCGAGCCGTGCCGTCTACGGAACCCAGGCTGCCGGCGCGGTCCTCATGGAGGCGACCGAGCCGCGGCCGGACACGCTCTATGGCGAAGTAAAACTAGAGGCGGAGCGGCGGCTCCTCGCCATGGCCGGCGCCGGTTTCGCGCCGACGGTCCTGCGCGTCACCGGCGTCTACGGACCCGCTGGACCGGGACGCGCCCACAAATGGCAGCAGCTCTTCGCCGATTTCCTCGACGGGCAGCCCATCGCGCCGCGTGTCGCAACCGAGGTCCACGGCCAAGACGTCGCTTCCGCCGCATCGCTGATGCTGGCGCAGGAACCGCCTGTCGTATCCCGCCAGGTCTACAACGCTTCCGACATAGTGGTTGATCTCCACGACCTGCTTGGCATCGTTGCCCGGGTCGCCGGCGCTTCGGCTCTGCCGCCGGAACGGGCCGATGCCGCCCAGCTCAATGTCATGTCGACGGCCAGGCTGAAGCGTCTCGGCTGGCGTCCCGGCGGGGTGGCGCTGCTCGAGCGGAGCGTCGCGGAACTGGTGCGCATGATGCCGGTCCGCCCTGCCTGA
- a CDS encoding YbaY family lipoprotein — protein MTRRQVATGLGLLGMMLSSGIASAKPRTIEGTVMYRERMALPPNAVVEVRLLDVSLADAPSRTIATTTVRPRGQVPIRYRLRFDDSTIKPRRRYALQAQITVDDRLWFTSTTHHPVFTGGRDQTDIMVQRVAEEPGKDAARSPAGRWLAEDIRGRGVIDNLQTVLVIARDGRVSGTGGCNRLTGSAKISGNRISFGQVASTQMACVPAAMDQEGKFFAALRDVRSWRTDARGKLQLLDARRRPIIVLARM, from the coding sequence ATGACCCGCCGACAGGTCGCCACCGGCCTGGGATTGCTTGGGATGATGCTTTCGTCGGGCATCGCAAGCGCGAAGCCCCGCACGATCGAGGGGACAGTGATGTATCGCGAGCGGATGGCCTTGCCGCCGAACGCCGTGGTCGAGGTCCGGCTGCTTGACGTCTCGCTGGCGGATGCGCCCTCGCGGACGATCGCAACGACCACGGTGCGGCCGAGGGGCCAGGTGCCGATCCGCTACCGGCTCCGCTTCGACGATTCCACGATCAAGCCGCGCCGGCGCTACGCGCTGCAGGCGCAGATCACGGTCGACGACCGGCTCTGGTTCACGTCGACCACCCACCATCCCGTCTTCACGGGAGGGCGGGATCAGACCGATATCATGGTCCAGCGCGTCGCAGAAGAACCGGGCAAGGATGCCGCGCGAAGCCCGGCCGGCCGCTGGCTGGCCGAGGACATCCGCGGGCGCGGGGTCATCGACAACCTGCAGACCGTGCTCGTGATCGCCAGAGACGGCAGGGTGTCGGGAACCGGCGGCTGCAACCGCCTGACGGGATCCGCAAAAATTTCCGGAAACCGCATTTCCTTCGGCCAGGTCGCCAGCACCCAGATGGCCTGCGTGCCGGCCGCGATGGACCAGGAGGGCAAGTTCTTCGCCGCGTTGAGGGACGTCCGCTCCTGGCGCACCGACGCCCGCGGCAAGCTGCAACTGCTCGACGCGCGCCGCAGGCCGATCATCGTCCTGGCGCGCATGTAG
- the clpS gene encoding ATP-dependent Clp protease adapter ClpS: MAGIELRPQTRAKPKTQRPKLHKVILVNDDFTPREFVVRVLKAEFRLSEDQAYRVMITAHRRGVCVVAVFTRDVAETKATRATDAGKAAGYPLLFTTEPEE; encoded by the coding sequence ATGGCCGGCATCGAGCTCAGACCCCAGACCCGGGCAAAGCCGAAGACCCAGCGGCCGAAGCTGCACAAGGTGATCCTCGTCAACGACGATTTTACGCCGCGCGAGTTCGTCGTCCGCGTGCTCAAGGCGGAATTCCGTTTGAGCGAGGACCAGGCCTATCGGGTCATGATCACCGCGCACCGTCGCGGCGTCTGCGTCGTCGCCGTCTTCACCAGGGACGTCGCGGAGACCAAAGCGACCCGTGCCACCGACGCCGGCAAGGCAGCCGGCTATCCGCTGCTGTTCACGACCGAACCGGAAGAGTGA
- a CDS encoding winged helix-turn-helix transcriptional regulator has product MKPRHRDHPDCRAISDVLQRLGDKWTVLVVSQLGEGAMRFNELRRTIGNISQKMLTTTLRDLEQDGFVTRTVYPTVPPRVEYALTDLGRDLLEPVHGLIEWAKANRERMDEAKRRFERAASSQPDKPLGLAAAS; this is encoded by the coding sequence TTGAAACCTAGGCACCGTGACCATCCCGACTGCCGCGCCATCAGCGACGTGCTGCAGCGCCTCGGCGACAAGTGGACCGTGCTCGTCGTCAGCCAGCTCGGCGAGGGCGCCATGCGCTTCAACGAACTGCGCCGCACCATCGGCAACATCTCGCAGAAGATGCTGACGACGACGCTGCGCGATCTGGAGCAGGACGGCTTCGTGACCCGCACCGTCTATCCGACCGTGCCGCCGCGCGTCGAATATGCGCTGACCGATCTCGGCCGCGACCTGCTGGAGCCCGTCCATGGCCTCATCGAATGGGCGAAGGCCAACCGTGAGCGCATGGACGAGGCCAAGCGCCGGTTCGAGCGGGCTGCGTCCTCGCAGCCCGACAAACCCCTGGGGCTGGCCGCCGCCAGCTGA
- a CDS encoding mandelate racemase/muconate lactonizing enzyme family protein — protein sequence MKITDVKTWVVGNPPPGIGGKYFIFVRLTTDSNVVGYGEAYNATFGPHVTARMIEDCAARYLIGRDPHDIETFFRRAYSSGFTQRPDVSMQGCVSALEMACWDIIGKEAGKPVYKLLGGQVHETLRSYTYLYPHTGSVHTEDVGPKNVYNDPDMAAECASLYVAQGFDAVKLDPAGPYTAFDGHQPRLVDIDLSARMVKAIREAVGNGADILFGTHGQFTASGALRMARALEPYDPLWFEEPVPPDMPEVMAEVARGTKIPIATGERLTTKWEFARVIENRAAAILQPDLGRSGGILETKKIAAMAEAFHIQVAPHCYCGPIVGAANIQLAVTLPNFLILESLKQWDGFHEQLLKRKIEWQDGHVIPSKEPGLGVELDEGVCEAHPYMGTALHLEMAQDPLFP from the coding sequence ATGAAGATCACCGACGTAAAAACCTGGGTCGTGGGCAATCCGCCGCCGGGCATCGGCGGCAAGTATTTCATCTTCGTGCGTCTCACCACCGACTCCAATGTCGTTGGCTATGGCGAGGCTTATAACGCGACCTTCGGGCCGCATGTCACCGCCCGGATGATCGAGGACTGCGCGGCGCGCTATCTGATCGGACGCGACCCGCACGACATCGAGACCTTCTTCCGCCGCGCCTATTCGTCCGGCTTCACCCAGCGTCCCGACGTTTCCATGCAGGGCTGCGTGTCCGCGCTCGAGATGGCTTGCTGGGACATCATCGGGAAGGAAGCCGGCAAGCCGGTCTACAAGCTGCTCGGCGGACAGGTGCACGAGACCCTCCGCTCCTATACCTACCTCTACCCGCACACGGGCAGCGTGCACACGGAGGATGTCGGGCCGAAGAACGTCTACAACGATCCCGACATGGCGGCCGAATGCGCGTCGCTCTACGTGGCGCAGGGATTTGATGCGGTAAAACTCGACCCCGCCGGCCCCTACACCGCCTTCGACGGTCACCAGCCGCGGCTGGTCGACATCGACCTCTCGGCCCGTATGGTGAAGGCCATCCGCGAGGCCGTCGGCAACGGCGCGGACATCCTGTTCGGCACGCACGGCCAGTTCACCGCCTCGGGCGCGCTGCGCATGGCGCGCGCGCTGGAGCCCTACGACCCGCTTTGGTTCGAGGAGCCGGTGCCGCCTGATATGCCGGAGGTGATGGCCGAAGTGGCGCGCGGGACAAAAATCCCGATCGCCACCGGCGAGCGGCTGACGACCAAGTGGGAGTTCGCGCGCGTCATCGAGAACCGCGCCGCGGCGATCCTGCAGCCGGACCTTGGCCGCTCCGGCGGCATCCTCGAGACCAAGAAGATCGCCGCCATGGCGGAAGCCTTCCACATCCAGGTCGCACCGCACTGCTATTGCGGGCCGATCGTCGGGGCCGCCAACATCCAGCTGGCGGTCACGCTGCCGAACTTCCTGATCCTGGAGTCGCTGAAGCAGTGGGATGGCTTCCACGAACAGTTGCTGAAGAGGAAGATCGAATGGCAGGACGGCCACGTCATCCCGTCGAAGGAACCCGGCCTCGGCGTGGAACTCGACGAGGGCGTGTGCGAGGCGCATCCCTACATGGGCACGGCGCTGCATCTCGAGATGGCGCAGGACCCGCTGTTCCCCTGA
- a CDS encoding GMC family oxidoreductase: protein MQTYDFVIVGSGSAGSVVAERLSASGRHSVLVLEAGGSDRRFYVQMPLGYGKTFFDPAVNWNYRTEPDPGLAGNADHWPRGKLLGGSSSINAMVWIRGHPADYDSWAAAGNSGWSYADLLPAFKAIEDNQAGADDWRGVRGPVHVTDCSADVHPLTRRYLKAAEQAGLPFNPDFNGATQEGVGIYQISTKDGRRMSAARAFLRPAMKRTNVRVEMNALATRILFEGKRAVGVEYEQGGRTQTVRAGREVIVSAGSVNSPQLLQLSGVGPGNHLGGLGIDVLHANENVGRNLQDHLGINYTFRARTATLNQLLRPWWGKALVGMQYLLLRKGPLSLSMNNAGGFFRTDAGEARPNMQLYFQAFSTVIPKSGERPILTPDPWPGFSIGLSNCRPTSRGEIMIRSRDSRQYPQIVANAYATDHDVAEMLAAVKFVRRIAAQPALAEFIEEEILPGPSVTSDDDLIQDFRKRSGTVYHPVSTCRMGPDPAKSVVDARLRVHGLGGLRVIDASIFPENISGNTNAPSIMTGWKGAEVVLEDSE, encoded by the coding sequence ATGCAGACTTACGACTTCGTCATCGTCGGTTCCGGGTCTGCCGGATCGGTGGTCGCAGAAAGACTGTCGGCCAGCGGACGCCATTCCGTCCTGGTGCTTGAGGCGGGCGGAAGCGACCGGCGCTTCTACGTGCAGATGCCGCTCGGCTACGGCAAGACGTTCTTCGACCCGGCGGTCAACTGGAACTACAGGACCGAACCGGACCCCGGCCTCGCCGGCAATGCCGACCACTGGCCGCGGGGAAAATTGCTCGGCGGCTCGAGTTCGATCAACGCCATGGTGTGGATCAGGGGGCATCCCGCCGACTACGATTCCTGGGCGGCCGCGGGCAATTCCGGCTGGAGCTATGCCGACCTGCTGCCCGCCTTCAAGGCGATCGAGGACAACCAGGCCGGCGCGGATGACTGGCGCGGTGTGCGCGGCCCCGTCCACGTGACCGACTGCTCGGCCGACGTCCACCCGCTGACCCGGCGCTACCTGAAGGCCGCCGAGCAGGCCGGCCTCCCCTTCAACCCCGATTTCAACGGCGCCACGCAGGAAGGCGTCGGCATCTACCAGATCTCGACAAAGGACGGCCGCCGCATGTCGGCGGCGCGCGCCTTCCTGCGGCCGGCGATGAAGCGTACGAACGTGCGCGTCGAGATGAACGCGCTGGCGACCAGGATCCTGTTCGAAGGAAAGCGCGCGGTCGGCGTGGAGTACGAGCAGGGCGGCCGCACGCAAACTGTCCGGGCTGGCCGCGAGGTGATCGTGTCCGCGGGTTCGGTGAACTCGCCGCAACTGCTCCAGCTTTCGGGCGTAGGTCCGGGCAACCATCTCGGGGGGCTCGGGATAGACGTGCTCCATGCAAACGAGAATGTCGGGCGCAACCTGCAGGACCACCTCGGCATCAACTACACGTTCAGGGCCCGCACGGCGACGCTCAACCAGCTGCTGCGGCCATGGTGGGGCAAGGCGCTCGTCGGCATGCAGTACCTGCTGCTGCGCAAGGGGCCGCTGTCGCTGTCGATGAACAATGCGGGCGGCTTCTTCCGCACCGATGCCGGCGAGGCGCGGCCCAACATGCAGCTCTACTTCCAGGCCTTCTCGACCGTCATCCCGAAGAGTGGAGAGCGGCCGATCCTGACGCCCGACCCGTGGCCTGGCTTCTCCATCGGCCTGTCGAATTGCCGGCCGACAAGCCGTGGCGAGATCATGATCCGTTCCAGGGATTCCCGGCAGTATCCGCAGATCGTCGCAAATGCCTACGCGACGGACCACGATGTCGCGGAGATGCTGGCGGCGGTAAAGTTCGTCCGCAGGATCGCCGCCCAGCCGGCCCTGGCGGAGTTCATCGAGGAGGAGATTTTGCCAGGTCCTTCAGTGACATCGGACGACGACCTGATTCAGGATTTCAGGAAGCGGTCGGGGACCGTCTATCATCCGGTCTCGACCTGCCGCATGGGGCCCGATCCAGCGAAATCGGTCGTGGATGCGCGACTCAGGGTTCATGGGCTGGGTGGACTTCGCGTCATCGATGCGTCCATCTTCCCCGAGAACATTTCCGGCAACACCAACGCCCCGTCGATCATGACCGGATGGAAGGGCGCGGAGGTGGTGTTGGAGGATAGCGAGTAG
- a CDS encoding diacylglycerol/lipid kinase family protein: MTVGVIMNPVAGGGRLKQEWPGIRAELEARIGVFELRETGEPGDAAIFAHAFALSGFEKIIAVGGDGTVGEVVDGLLMAREEGAGKVELGVVPCGSGSDFARGLGLPLEPLAAARRFADGEAHAIDVGRVCYVGETGRLASRHFVNIASLGISGPIARAVNDDRRKERVSAEALFYWRTVSELVRYRFRHVRITIDDQPPFEARVALVAASNGKFFGGGMMIAPDAAPDDGLLDVVVLSSASKPRLIWDLRLVYGGRHRHHPAITILRGRRISVEPLGDPPDDCALVEVDGECPGHIPATFEILPKALTLRY, encoded by the coding sequence GTGACGGTAGGCGTGATCATGAACCCGGTTGCCGGCGGCGGCAGGCTGAAGCAGGAGTGGCCCGGCATACGGGCCGAGCTGGAAGCCAGGATCGGGGTGTTCGAGCTGCGCGAAACGGGTGAGCCGGGTGACGCGGCGATCTTCGCACATGCCTTTGCTCTTTCCGGCTTCGAGAAGATCATCGCGGTGGGGGGCGACGGCACCGTCGGCGAGGTGGTCGACGGCCTGCTGATGGCGCGGGAGGAAGGTGCGGGCAAGGTCGAGCTCGGGGTGGTGCCGTGCGGCTCGGGTTCCGATTTTGCGCGGGGTCTCGGCCTGCCGCTCGAGCCCCTGGCCGCCGCGCGGCGCTTCGCCGACGGGGAGGCCCACGCCATCGACGTCGGCCGCGTGTGCTATGTCGGGGAGACCGGGCGGCTGGCGAGCCGGCACTTCGTCAACATCGCAAGCCTCGGCATATCGGGCCCGATCGCGCGCGCCGTGAATGACGACAGGCGCAAGGAGCGGGTGTCGGCCGAAGCGCTGTTCTACTGGCGCACCGTTTCCGAGCTAGTCCGCTACCGTTTTCGCCACGTCCGGATTACGATCGATGACCAGCCGCCCTTCGAGGCGCGGGTGGCCCTGGTCGCGGCCTCGAACGGAAAGTTTTTCGGCGGCGGCATGATGATCGCGCCGGACGCTGCGCCGGACGATGGCCTGCTCGACGTCGTCGTGCTCAGCAGCGCGAGCAAGCCTCGGCTGATCTGGGACCTTCGGCTCGTCTATGGGGGCCGTCATCGGCATCACCCCGCCATCACGATCCTGCGCGGCAGGCGCATCTCCGTCGAGCCGCTCGGCGACCCGCCGGACGACTGCGCGCTGGTCGAGGTCGACGGCGAGTGCCCCGGCCACATCCCGGCGACCTTCGAGATCCTGCCGAAAGCGCTTACGTTGAGATATTGA
- a CDS encoding acyl-CoA thioesterase has translation MVHYADGQTPTGELTLRTLAMPSDANAAMDIFGGWVMAQMDLACGIRAAERAKGRVVTAAVKEMSFAKPMKIGDTLCIYTHITRIGRTSMTLKVEAWAQRYLSDLMEKVTDADFVMVALDNDRKPKPVPPES, from the coding sequence GTGGTTCACTACGCCGACGGACAGACCCCCACCGGAGAGCTTACGCTCCGAACGCTGGCGATGCCATCGGACGCCAATGCGGCGATGGACATCTTTGGCGGCTGGGTGATGGCGCAGATGGACCTTGCCTGCGGCATCCGCGCCGCCGAGCGCGCCAAGGGCAGGGTGGTCACGGCCGCGGTGAAGGAGATGTCGTTCGCCAAGCCGATGAAGATCGGCGACACGCTCTGCATCTACACCCACATCACCCGGATCGGGCGGACCTCTATGACCCTCAAGGTGGAGGCGTGGGCGCAGCGCTATCTGAGCGACCTCATGGAAAAGGTGACGGACGCCGATTTCGTCATGGTGGCGCTCGACAACGATCGCAAGCCGAAACCGGTGCCGCCGGAAAGCTAG
- a CDS encoding DUF1902 domain-containing protein gives MSKPLIFTISAVWDDEASVWSGRCDDIPAAADAATLDGLLARMSAMALDLLPDNHPGVDPGSVYLQITALREAEPAAA, from the coding sequence ATGTCGAAACCCCTCATTTTCACAATCTCAGCCGTCTGGGATGACGAAGCGTCAGTTTGGAGCGGGCGTTGCGACGACATACCCGCGGCTGCCGACGCTGCGACGCTAGATGGTTTGCTGGCCCGAATGTCGGCGATGGCCCTCGATTTGCTGCCGGACAATCATCCTGGAGTCGATCCCGGATCAGTGTATCTTCAGATCACAGCATTGCGCGAAGCGGAGCCGGCGGCGGCCTGA